The genomic window GCGCCGCACGCCCGCGTCGACGTACTCGCGGACCTGCGCGGCGTCGGCCACGTCGCAGACGGTGCCGTCCACCTCGTGACCCTCGTCCTGCAGGCTCTTCACTGTGTCGGTCACCCGCTGCTGGTCGCGAGCGCAGAGGAACACCGCAATGCCCTGGGCCGCCAGGCTTTTGGTGATCTCCAGGCCCATTCCGCTGGTCGCTCCGGTGACCAGCGCGACGCGCCGATTTTCCGCCATGACTCCTCCATCGGTCGATCTTCCGAACTCGCCGGGCTTTTCGACCACCAGCGTCGTCGCGCGTCCTATAGATCCGGTCAACCGACGGTCACATGCGGCGGCTCGACCGAAGCTCTAGCGGCGTCGGCCACCGTGGCGTGCAGCCGCGCCCCGCCGCAACCTTAGGGAGCAACCATGACCACTGTCGCAAGCCGCACCGAGTTGTACGCCGAGGTCCAGCAGTTCTACGCCGAGCAGATGCAGCGACTGGACAACCGCGACATCCCCGGCTACGCCGATACCTTCACCGAGGACGCGGAATTCGAGCACTCGCCGGGCATTCCACCCGCCCGGACCAGAGCGGGCATCATCGCGGACCTGGTCGAGTTCCACAAGCGCTTCGACACCGACCCGATGCAGCGCAGGCACTGGTTCAACATGATCAACCTGCAACCCCAGGACGACGGGACCATCGTGTCCACCACCTACTGCCTGGTGGTGAAGATCCGCCCGAACAGCAAGCCCGAGATCGCGCCGAGCTGCGTCGTGCACGACGTGCTCGTCCGCGTCGACGGAGCGCTGCTGACCCGATCGCGGCGCGTCGTCCACGACTGACCGTCCCCGGACACCTTTTCGAGGAGAAATACGTGAACTCCGTTCAGCCAGCCTTGCTCACGCTCGCCGCCGAGGCGCAGGATCTGCTCTTCCGGGAGGCCCGCACGGCGAATACCTTCACCGACGAGCCGGTCACCGACGAGCAGATCCGCGCGATCTACGAATTGGTGAAATACGCGCCGACGTCGATGAACCAGCAACCGCTGCGGATCGTGCTGG from Nocardia bhagyanarayanae includes these protein-coding regions:
- a CDS encoding nuclear transport factor 2 family protein is translated as MTTVASRTELYAEVQQFYAEQMQRLDNRDIPGYADTFTEDAEFEHSPGIPPARTRAGIIADLVEFHKRFDTDPMQRRHWFNMINLQPQDDGTIVSTTYCLVVKIRPNSKPEIAPSCVVHDVLVRVDGALLTRSRRVVHD